A stretch of Peteryoungia algae DNA encodes these proteins:
- a CDS encoding MBL fold metallo-hydrolase has product MRVTRRFTLLGCSSSPGVPRINGDWGNCDPNNPRNRRTRASFLIEQVGPDGGKTTVVVDTGPDFREQMIRAKVAHIDAVIYSHAHADHLHGIDDLRGYFITQRNRIPIHAEPYTMARIEEGFEYCLKTPSGSNYPPIVAPQIIEDMSAPIEVNGAGGPITLLPLKQQHGDIISIGLRVGNVAYCCDVSDFPDETVAKLSGLDLLVIDALQYRSHPSHLSLEQALGWIARLAPKRAVLTHMHTPLDYETVMAETPSHVEPGYDQFTMQFEMDI; this is encoded by the coding sequence ATGAGGGTCACGCGCCGGTTCACGCTGCTCGGTTGTTCGTCGTCACCAGGCGTGCCGAGGATCAACGGCGACTGGGGCAATTGCGACCCGAACAATCCTCGCAACCGGCGGACCCGCGCCTCCTTCCTGATCGAGCAGGTCGGACCCGATGGCGGCAAGACAACCGTCGTTGTCGATACCGGACCGGATTTTCGCGAGCAGATGATCCGCGCAAAGGTCGCACATATCGATGCCGTGATTTACAGCCATGCGCATGCGGACCATCTGCACGGGATCGACGACCTCAGAGGTTATTTCATCACCCAGAGGAACCGTATTCCGATCCATGCCGAGCCCTACACCATGGCGCGCATCGAGGAGGGCTTCGAATATTGCCTGAAGACGCCTTCAGGCAGCAACTATCCGCCGATCGTCGCGCCGCAGATCATCGAGGACATGTCCGCGCCGATCGAGGTCAACGGGGCAGGCGGGCCGATCACACTTCTGCCGCTTAAACAGCAGCATGGCGACATCATCTCGATCGGTCTGCGGGTCGGCAATGTCGCCTATTGCTGCGACGTCTCCGATTTTCCGGACGAGACGGTGGCGAAACTCTCCGGTCTCGATCTGCTCGTCATCGATGCCTTGCAGTATCGTTCGCATCCGAGCCATCTGTCGCTGGAACAGGCGCTCGGCTGGATCGCGCGGCTGGCGCCGAAACGTGCTGTGCTGACGCATATGCATACGCCGCTCGACTACGAGACAGTCATGGCCGAGACGCCGTCGCATGTCGAACCCGGCTACGACCAGTTTACCATGCAATTTGAAATGGATATCTGA
- a CDS encoding TatD family hydrolase translates to MLIDTHCHLDFADFDAERDELVTRAHQAGVRQMVTISTRVRKLETLLALTERYPSVFCSVGTHPNNAGDELDVTADELVRLAESHAKIVAIGEAGLDYFYDTQKPEDQKTGLIRHIEAARRTGLPLVIHSRSADEDMADILTAETGKGAFPFILHCFSSGQTLADTGVALGGYVSFSGIVTFPKSEELREIARSVPLDRLLVETDAPYLAPKRWRGKRNEPSYVVNTAEVLAEVKGVSYAEMADITTENAFRCFSKMPRLS, encoded by the coding sequence ATGCTGATCGATACGCACTGCCACCTGGACTTCGCCGATTTTGACGCAGAGCGTGACGAGCTTGTCACGCGTGCGCACCAGGCCGGCGTCCGCCAAATGGTGACGATCTCGACGCGGGTTCGGAAACTCGAGACGCTGCTTGCACTCACCGAGCGTTACCCGAGCGTCTTCTGCTCGGTCGGAACGCATCCAAACAATGCGGGCGACGAGCTGGACGTGACGGCGGACGAACTCGTTCGGCTGGCGGAAAGCCACGCGAAGATCGTGGCGATCGGCGAGGCGGGGCTCGACTATTTCTATGACACGCAGAAGCCCGAGGACCAGAAGACCGGCCTGATCCGCCATATCGAGGCGGCGCGACGCACGGGCTTGCCGCTCGTCATTCACAGTCGTAGCGCCGATGAGGACATGGCCGATATCCTGACTGCCGAGACCGGGAAGGGTGCCTTCCCCTTCATCCTCCATTGTTTCTCATCGGGACAGACGCTTGCCGATACCGGGGTGGCGCTCGGCGGCTACGTCTCCTTTTCCGGCATTGTGACTTTCCCGAAATCGGAAGAGTTGCGCGAGATCGCCAGGAGCGTGCCACTGGACCGGTTGCTGGTCGAAACGGATGCCCCTTATCTGGCGCCGAAGCGCTGGCGTGGAAAACGCAACGAGCCGTCCTATGTGGTGAATACGGCGGAGGTTCTGGCCGAGGTGAAGGGCGTGAGCTACGCGGAGATGGCAGACATCACGACAGAGAATGCCTTCCGCTGCTTCTCCAAGATGCCACGGCTCAGCTGA
- the metG gene encoding methionine--tRNA ligase, whose product MSDPFYITTAISYPNGKPHIGHAYELIATDAMARFQRLDGRDVFFLTGTDEHGQKMQQTARAEGISPETLAERNSNAFREMGTLLNASNDDFIRTTEQRHHQTVQEVWRRMEKNGDIYKGGYAGWYSVRDEAYYQEEETELRADGVRYGPQGTAVEWVEEESYFFKLSAYEDKLLKLYEDQPDFIGPNERRNEVISFVKSGLKDLSISRTTFDWGIKVPGDDKHVMYVWVDALTNYITATGYVEDENGPRAKYWPADVHIIGKDIIRFHAVYWPAFLMSAGLPLPKRVYAHGFLLNKGEKMSKSVGNVVDPVDLVAHFGLDQVRYFFLREVSFGQDGSYSEEGIATRINADLANGIGNLASRSLSMINKNCEGRVPTPGPLTAEDEAILKVADDAIAICREEMGRQQIHKAVAAIINIVNEADRYFAAQAPWVLKKTDEARMGTVLYVTAEVVRQIAILFQPIMPASSAKILDLVAVADEDRVFAKLGSAGRLQPGTELPAPSPVYPRYVAPDTGKA is encoded by the coding sequence ATGAGCGATCCCTTCTACATCACCACTGCCATCTCCTATCCGAACGGCAAGCCGCATATCGGCCATGCCTATGAGCTGATCGCGACGGACGCCATGGCGCGGTTCCAGCGGCTCGACGGTCGGGATGTGTTCTTCCTGACCGGAACGGACGAGCATGGGCAAAAGATGCAGCAGACGGCACGCGCGGAAGGGATTTCGCCCGAGACTTTGGCCGAGCGCAATTCCAATGCCTTTCGCGAGATGGGCACGCTGCTGAATGCCTCGAACGACGACTTCATCCGCACGACCGAGCAGCGCCATCACCAGACGGTGCAGGAGGTCTGGCGGCGGATGGAGAAGAATGGCGACATCTACAAGGGCGGCTATGCCGGCTGGTACTCGGTGCGCGACGAGGCCTATTACCAGGAGGAAGAGACCGAGCTGCGCGCCGATGGCGTGCGCTACGGGCCGCAGGGGACGGCGGTCGAATGGGTCGAGGAAGAGAGCTATTTCTTCAAGCTCTCGGCCTACGAAGACAAGCTTCTCAAGCTTTACGAGGACCAGCCGGATTTCATCGGACCGAACGAGCGCCGCAATGAGGTGATCTCCTTCGTCAAGTCGGGCTTGAAGGACCTGTCGATTTCGCGCACGACCTTCGACTGGGGTATCAAGGTGCCCGGCGACGACAAGCATGTCATGTATGTCTGGGTCGACGCACTGACCAACTACATTACCGCGACGGGCTATGTTGAAGACGAGAATGGACCGCGCGCCAAATACTGGCCGGCCGACGTTCATATCATCGGCAAGGACATCATCCGCTTTCACGCCGTCTACTGGCCGGCCTTCCTGATGTCGGCGGGCCTGCCTTTGCCGAAGCGCGTCTATGCCCATGGCTTCCTGCTCAACAAGGGCGAGAAGATGTCTAAATCCGTAGGCAACGTCGTCGATCCTGTCGATCTCGTTGCCCATTTCGGTCTCGACCAGGTGCGATACTTCTTCTTGCGCGAGGTCTCCTTTGGCCAGGATGGAAGCTATTCAGAAGAGGGGATTGCGACCCGCATCAATGCCGACCTCGCAAACGGCATCGGCAATCTCGCCTCGCGCTCCCTGTCGATGATCAACAAGAACTGCGAGGGCAGGGTGCCGACACCCGGTCCGCTGACGGCGGAAGACGAGGCGATCCTCAAGGTCGCCGACGACGCCATCGCGATCTGCCGCGAAGAGATGGGCCGCCAGCAGATCCACAAGGCGGTGGCAGCGATCATCAACATCGTCAACGAGGCCGACCGCTATTTCGCAGCCCAGGCGCCGTGGGTTCTGAAGAAGACCGACGAGGCGCGCATGGGCACCGTGCTCTATGTGACGGCGGAAGTGGTGCGGCAGATCGCCATCCTCTTCCAGCCGATCATGCCGGCGTCTTCGGCGAAGATCCTGGATCTCGTGGCCGTGGCCGACGAAGACCGGGTCTTTGCCAAGCTCGGCTCTGCCGGTCGCCTTCAGCCGGGCACGGAACTGCCGGCACCGTCGCCGGTCTATCCGCGTTACGTTGCGCCGGACACGGGCAAGGCGTGA
- a CDS encoding DNA polymerase III subunit delta': MSDERAGLLDGAIAPVSNIKLFGHEAAEEFLARSYRSGKGHHAVLIEGPEGIGKATLAFRFANHILRHPEPQTAPEVIADPDPAHPVTRQLASGASHNLLHLSRPVDEKTGRVRTAITVDEVRKAGHFFSQTSGTGSWRIVIIDPADDLNRNAANAILKILEEPPKRAMFLVLSHAPGKLLPTIRSRCLPLKLHELSPPAMDQALGQLGLSVPPEKREAVLSLAKGSVARALKLVNYGGADILEAFEQMLAATGPAQRRMMFKIADALSGKDSEVAFGFFTEHLGDHLAEAARKLAMAGDLGGAEHYARLSSVINQQLGVAAAYNLDRKQTILDVLAAIVR, from the coding sequence ATGAGTGACGAGAGAGCAGGGCTTCTCGACGGGGCGATCGCGCCGGTCAGCAATATCAAGCTTTTCGGTCACGAGGCGGCGGAAGAGTTTCTGGCGCGCAGCTATCGATCGGGCAAGGGCCACCATGCCGTCCTGATCGAGGGGCCCGAGGGTATCGGCAAGGCAACGCTCGCCTTTCGCTTTGCCAATCACATCCTGCGCCATCCGGAGCCACAGACTGCGCCGGAGGTGATTGCCGATCCGGATCCGGCGCATCCCGTGACACGGCAACTCGCCTCGGGTGCCAGCCACAATCTTCTGCATCTGTCGCGGCCCGTTGACGAAAAGACAGGCCGTGTGCGGACTGCGATCACCGTCGACGAAGTGCGGAAAGCAGGACATTTCTTCAGCCAGACATCCGGCACGGGCAGCTGGCGTATCGTGATCATCGATCCCGCCGACGATCTCAACCGGAATGCGGCAAACGCGATCCTGAAGATCCTTGAGGAGCCGCCGAAGCGCGCGATGTTCCTGGTGCTGTCCCACGCGCCCGGCAAGCTCCTGCCTACCATCCGGTCGCGCTGCCTGCCGCTCAAACTGCATGAACTATCGCCGCCGGCCATGGATCAGGCGCTGGGGCAGCTCGGTCTCTCGGTTCCCCCGGAGAAGCGCGAGGCGGTGCTTTCGCTGGCCAAGGGCAGCGTGGCGCGCGCGCTGAAGCTGGTGAACTATGGCGGCGCCGACATTCTGGAGGCCTTCGAGCAGATGCTTGCCGCGACGGGGCCCGCCCAGCGGCGGATGATGTTCAAGATTGCCGACGCGCTTTCGGGCAAGGACAGCGAAGTCGCCTTCGGCTTCTTCACCGAACATCTCGGCGATCATCTGGCTGAGGCGGCACGGAAGCTTGCCATGGCGGGTGATCTCGGCGGCGCCGAGCACTATGCCCGGCTCTCCTCCGTCATCAACCAGCAGCTCGGCGTGGCGGCTGCCTACAATCTGGACCGCAAGCAGACGATCCTCGACGTGCTGGCGGCGATCGTGCGCTGA
- the tmk gene encoding dTMP kinase has product MTTARGLFVTFEGGEGAGKSTQIRLLAEALRVRGHTVVTTREPGGSAGAEALRHVLLSGAAEPFGVRMEALLFAAARADHLDCVIRPALARGETVLCDRFVDSSRVYQGVTGNLEPPLMAALERVSIGTSMPDVTLVLDLPAEVGLQRARRRAGALAETATPDRFEKEKLEIHEKRRQGFLDIALREPGRCRVIDASLDVDHIARDILSEVERVMAGPASGQTDDGQAARS; this is encoded by the coding sequence TTGACGACGGCGCGCGGATTGTTCGTGACTTTCGAGGGAGGCGAGGGGGCTGGGAAATCGACCCAGATTCGCCTGCTTGCGGAAGCCTTGCGCGTGCGCGGCCATACGGTCGTCACGACCCGCGAGCCGGGTGGCTCTGCCGGGGCAGAAGCGCTCCGCCATGTTCTGCTTTCGGGTGCTGCCGAACCTTTCGGCGTGCGCATGGAGGCATTGCTCTTCGCAGCGGCCCGGGCGGATCATCTGGATTGTGTGATCCGCCCGGCGCTCGCGCGCGGGGAGACCGTCCTGTGTGACCGTTTTGTCGATTCCTCGCGCGTCTATCAGGGCGTGACCGGCAATCTCGAACCGCCGCTCATGGCCGCGCTCGAGCGCGTCTCGATTGGGACAAGCATGCCCGACGTGACGCTGGTGCTGGACCTTCCGGCGGAGGTCGGATTGCAGCGGGCGCGGCGCAGGGCAGGCGCCCTGGCCGAAACGGCCACACCGGACCGTTTCGAGAAGGAAAAACTCGAAATCCACGAAAAGCGCCGGCAAGGCTTTCTCGACATTGCTCTGCGCGAGCCGGGACGTTGTCGGGTTATCGATGCCTCGCTCGATGTCGACCACATTGCGCGCGACATCCTGTCGGAAGTGGAACGCGTGATGGCCGGACCGGCTTCCGGCCAGACCGACGACGGGCAGGCGGCGCGGTCATGA
- a CDS encoding D-alanyl-D-alanine carboxypeptidase family protein codes for MRPFLSLFLLLAALVSAEPGSARAQAVPAPQLIETKATQVYLIEASTGTVLLAKNERQSFAPASLTKLMTLEVVFHALTKGEIRPDTIYPVSEYAWRTGGAPSRTSTMFAAVKSQVSVGDLIKGIAVQTANDGCLIIAEGMEGSEAKFVDRMNARAAELGLTDSHFGNATGLPHPDNRSTLFDLVKLSRHLVDTYPDFYRTFSLPEFEWNTILQRNRNPLLSFGADGLGTGFAEGSGFAIVASMERGGRRLFLGLGGAQTNKERTDEAARLLAWGFDSFEMRTLFKAGEVVGEASVYGGASSKVPLVADRAIEVYVPVNNPERLQARIVYRWPLDPPVAADREIATLNLYSGERLLRSLPLQSAEAVEVGTLRQRAWDAVVELLFFWI; via the coding sequence ATGCGTCCTTTCCTCTCCCTTTTTCTGCTGCTTGCAGCACTCGTCTCGGCCGAGCCGGGTTCGGCGCGCGCACAGGCCGTTCCCGCCCCGCAACTGATCGAGACAAAGGCAACGCAAGTCTATCTGATCGAGGCATCCACCGGCACGGTACTGCTCGCCAAGAACGAACGCCAGAGTTTTGCGCCAGCCTCACTTACCAAGCTGATGACGCTCGAAGTCGTCTTCCATGCACTGACAAAGGGCGAGATCCGGCCGGATACGATCTATCCGGTTTCGGAATACGCCTGGCGAACGGGGGGCGCGCCGTCACGCACATCCACCATGTTTGCAGCGGTGAAGAGCCAGGTATCGGTGGGCGATCTGATCAAGGGGATCGCAGTGCAGACGGCCAATGACGGCTGTCTGATCATTGCAGAGGGCATGGAGGGGTCTGAGGCGAAGTTCGTCGATCGGATGAATGCCCGGGCTGCCGAACTCGGGCTGACGGATAGCCACTTCGGCAATGCGACGGGCCTGCCGCATCCCGACAATCGATCCACACTCTTCGACCTCGTGAAACTGTCGCGCCATCTCGTCGACACCTATCCGGACTTCTACCGGACCTTCAGCCTGCCTGAATTCGAGTGGAACACGATCCTGCAGCGCAATCGCAACCCGCTTTTATCCTTCGGCGCGGACGGGCTCGGCACCGGCTTTGCCGAAGGCAGCGGCTTTGCCATCGTCGCCTCGATGGAGCGGGGGGGACGGCGGCTCTTTCTGGGCCTGGGCGGCGCTCAGACCAACAAGGAGCGAACCGATGAAGCGGCGCGGCTGCTTGCATGGGGTTTCGACAGTTTCGAGATGCGCACGCTGTTCAAGGCAGGTGAGGTCGTCGGTGAAGCAAGTGTCTATGGCGGCGCGTCGTCCAAGGTGCCACTTGTCGCCGATCGAGCAATCGAGGTCTATGTTCCCGTCAACAATCCAGAACGGCTGCAGGCGCGCATCGTCTATCGCTGGCCGCTCGATCCACCGGTCGCCGCGGATCGCGAAATCGCCACGCTCAACCTCTATTCCGGCGAACGGCTGTTGAGAAGCCTGCCCCTGCAAAGTGCCGAGGCGGTTGAAGTGGGGACACTGCGCCAGCGGGCCTGGGATGCAGTGGTCGAACTCCTGTTCTTCTGGATCTGA
- a CDS encoding septal ring lytic transglycosylase RlpA family protein has translation MHLTTHGLGAKSAKWFGLALLCASLASCSTTKDTAEKPKRSKEYFAESDYGVKASPRLVASGPVPKGGGRYMVGKPYVVKGKTFVPKENPGYDKVGVASWYGDAFHGRMTANGELYDKEHLSAAHPTLPLPSYARVTNLNTGSSVVVRINDRGPFHKGRIIDLSRKTADMLDMKHSGTGEVRVQYVGPARMDGHDMPYLMASYTRKGDRGPVIDPGGQIASGVMVASNDTTMPEYQPPVATTYQTALAGSTPSGGAVQQTLDAQLLMQGSAGATVMPGETFAALPDYGPTPMPRPHHVDGYDGSGFASAYAEQPAQAGALAFDAILVRNDGLTERSILSSVATGGIKLSSGL, from the coding sequence ATGCATCTGACGACGCACGGCCTTGGGGCCAAATCGGCAAAGTGGTTCGGCCTGGCGCTGCTCTGCGCTTCTCTCGCCTCCTGTTCGACCACCAAGGACACGGCTGAAAAGCCGAAGCGGTCGAAGGAATATTTTGCCGAGTCGGATTATGGCGTGAAGGCGAGCCCGAGGCTGGTAGCGAGTGGGCCGGTCCCCAAGGGCGGCGGGCGATATATGGTCGGCAAGCCCTATGTGGTGAAGGGCAAGACCTTCGTGCCGAAGGAAAATCCCGGCTATGACAAGGTCGGCGTTGCCTCCTGGTATGGCGATGCCTTCCATGGGCGGATGACGGCGAATGGCGAGCTCTACGACAAGGAACACTTGTCGGCTGCCCATCCGACTCTGCCTCTGCCCAGCTATGCACGCGTCACCAACCTGAATACCGGCAGTTCCGTCGTCGTGCGCATCAACGATCGCGGTCCGTTTCACAAGGGCCGTATCATAGACCTGTCGCGCAAGACGGCCGACATGCTGGACATGAAACACAGCGGTACCGGCGAAGTGCGCGTGCAATATGTCGGGCCGGCCCGGATGGACGGGCATGACATGCCCTATCTGATGGCCTCCTACACCCGGAAGGGCGATCGAGGCCCTGTCATCGATCCGGGTGGCCAGATCGCATCCGGCGTCATGGTCGCGTCGAACGACACAACCATGCCTGAATATCAGCCCCCGGTCGCGACCACCTATCAGACAGCGCTCGCCGGTTCGACGCCCAGTGGCGGAGCGGTCCAGCAGACGCTGGATGCCCAGCTTCTGATGCAGGGGAGTGCTGGCGCAACGGTGATGCCGGGCGAGACCTTTGCGGCGCTTCCGGATTATGGTCCGACGCCAATGCCGAGGCCGCATCATGTCGACGGCTACGACGGGTCAGGCTTTGCTTCGGCCTACGCCGAGCAACCGGCACAAGCCGGCGCGCTTGCCTTCGATGCCATTCTCGTGCGCAATGACGGCCTCACCGAGCGGTCGATTCTCTCCTCGGTCGCGACGGGCGGCATCAAGCTCTCCAGCGGGCTCTGA
- a CDS encoding TetR/AcrR family transcriptional regulator, producing MDGIREKIAAGLERAFASHGFAEPNVDTLREAAGVSLRTLYKYTPSRADMVKAALEHRHQRYMARVMDGLPDDPGEARALLMDRIGTWMQTEAAHGCLFHAAVAADPGNASVRDLLERHKKDVAERAAAAAGLAGQEVAMLVILEGLTQSWPLHGDQAVAAAKRLASAFASSNP from the coding sequence ATGGACGGAATCCGAGAAAAGATCGCCGCCGGGCTGGAACGGGCCTTTGCCAGCCACGGCTTTGCCGAGCCGAATGTCGACACCCTGCGCGAGGCCGCCGGGGTGAGCCTGCGCACGCTCTACAAATATACGCCCTCGCGGGCCGATATGGTGAAGGCTGCACTGGAGCATCGTCATCAACGTTACATGGCGCGGGTGATGGACGGCTTGCCGGATGATCCAGGCGAGGCCCGTGCCCTGTTGATGGACCGGATTGGCACGTGGATGCAGACCGAGGCCGCGCATGGCTGTCTGTTCCATGCGGCGGTGGCTGCCGACCCCGGCAATGCATCCGTGCGCGACCTGCTCGAGCGGCACAAGAAAGATGTGGCCGAGCGTGCGGCCGCCGCAGCGGGGCTTGCCGGACAGGAGGTGGCCATGCTGGTCATCCTCGAAGGCCTGACGCAGTCCTGGCCGCTGCACGGGGACCAGGCGGTCGCGGCTGCCAAACGCCTGGCATCGGCATTCGCATCGAGCAACCCGTAA
- a CDS encoding alcohol dehydrogenase family protein → MARPETMKAVLLTGHGGLDRLEFRDDAPVPEPTAGEVLIRVRASAVNNTDVNTRTGWYSKVVRGDTNSAATAGYDGASDADGGWSGALSFPRIQGADCCGEIVAVGQDVDPGRVGQRIIVRPMYQPKASDDPHALFTFGSEVDGAFAQFAVIETEHAIAVDSALTDLELASFPCAFSTAEGMIQRAGLRAERVLITGASGGVGSAAIQLAKRRGAHVTAVTSLSKAEALRDLGADATLARADALPTDAFDVVLDLVGGARWPDLLEALNVRGRYVTSGAIAGPIVELDLRTLYLKDQTLIGSTRQDPRVFADLVGYIERGEIRPVLAGSYPLHEIRSAQAAFLEKGHIGKIGLHIP, encoded by the coding sequence ATGGCCCGGCCCGAAACGATGAAAGCCGTCCTTCTGACCGGTCACGGCGGCCTCGACCGGCTCGAATTCCGCGACGATGCACCTGTCCCTGAGCCGACAGCCGGCGAGGTTCTGATCCGCGTCCGCGCCTCGGCGGTAAACAATACCGACGTGAACACGCGCACGGGTTGGTATTCGAAGGTCGTGCGCGGCGACACCAATTCGGCCGCGACCGCCGGCTATGACGGCGCGTCGGATGCCGATGGCGGATGGTCGGGCGCGCTGTCCTTTCCGCGGATTCAAGGCGCCGATTGCTGCGGCGAGATCGTCGCCGTGGGGCAGGATGTCGACCCGGGCCGCGTGGGCCAGCGCATTATCGTGCGCCCCATGTATCAGCCGAAGGCCAGCGATGACCCGCACGCGCTTTTCACCTTCGGATCCGAAGTCGACGGGGCCTTTGCCCAGTTCGCCGTCATCGAGACCGAACATGCCATCGCGGTGGACAGTGCCCTGACGGATCTTGAGCTGGCCTCCTTTCCTTGCGCCTTTTCCACCGCCGAGGGCATGATCCAGCGTGCGGGCCTTCGCGCCGAACGCGTGCTGATCACCGGGGCATCCGGCGGGGTGGGGTCGGCGGCAATCCAGCTGGCGAAACGGCGAGGCGCCCATGTGACTGCGGTGACCTCCCTGTCGAAGGCTGAGGCCCTGCGCGATCTTGGCGCAGACGCGACGCTGGCGCGCGCCGACGCGCTGCCGACGGATGCCTTCGACGTGGTGCTCGACCTGGTGGGCGGCGCGCGCTGGCCAGACCTGCTGGAAGCGCTCAATGTGCGCGGGCGCTATGTGACCTCCGGCGCGATTGCGGGCCCGATCGTCGAACTGGACCTTCGCACGCTCTATCTCAAGGACCAGACCCTGATCGGCAGCACCCGGCAGGACCCGCGCGTCTTTGCCGACCTCGTGGGATACATCGAGCGGGGGGAAATCCGTCCGGTCCTTGCCGGCAGCTATCCCCTGCACGAGATCCGGAGCGCCCAGGCGGCGTTTCTCGAAAAGGGCCATATCGGCAAGATAGGCCTGCACATTCCGTAA
- a CDS encoding efflux RND transporter periplasmic adaptor subunit, whose product MHFCDGVAVKDDVKSETSPETEELKVILANAARPKARWGLRMLGLLVLAGLGYGAYLWSAGGTTVSYTTAELKPGDLTVLVTATGSVEPTVQVDVSSEQSGTVRDVLVDFNSEVKKGDVLARLDTDKLSADLKAKEAALASARASVSKALADEQSAKAKLDRQTTLVSSRVSTQQDLDTAEYTFQAASAARQSAEADVISAEAALEQAKLSVSKATIVSPIDGIVLSRDVDTGATVAASLEAPTLFTLAGDLRQMELQVSIDEADVGQVAVGQTATFTVDAFPEQRFPAEITSIRYAAETVSDVVTYKGILSVANDDLLLRQGMTATADIVVQSVENGLLIPNAALRYSPPATATAETTGGGSGVFSLFRPPREAARSAPEPEGSERTIWLLRDGEPVAVNIEIGASDGQNTVIVKGDVKQGDRVITDQTVRNG is encoded by the coding sequence ATGCATTTCTGCGACGGAGTGGCTGTGAAAGACGACGTGAAATCCGAGACTTCTCCCGAGACGGAGGAACTGAAGGTCATCCTGGCAAATGCGGCGCGGCCGAAGGCCCGCTGGGGGCTGCGTATGCTCGGCCTTCTGGTTCTGGCCGGCCTTGGTTACGGTGCCTATCTCTGGTCCGCCGGCGGAACCACCGTCAGTTACACCACAGCCGAGCTGAAACCCGGCGACCTGACCGTCCTTGTGACCGCCACCGGCTCGGTCGAGCCGACGGTCCAGGTCGATGTTTCCTCCGAGCAATCGGGCACGGTCCGCGACGTTCTGGTCGACTTCAACAGCGAGGTGAAGAAGGGCGACGTTCTGGCGCGCCTCGACACCGACAAGCTGAGCGCCGACCTGAAGGCCAAGGAGGCCGCCCTCGCCTCTGCCCGTGCCTCCGTATCGAAGGCGCTTGCCGACGAGCAGTCCGCCAAGGCCAAGCTCGACCGTCAGACCACGCTGGTTTCGAGCCGTGTCTCCACCCAGCAGGATCTCGACACGGCCGAATATACGTTCCAGGCCGCCTCTGCCGCACGCCAGAGCGCCGAAGCCGATGTGATCTCGGCAGAAGCAGCCCTCGAACAGGCGAAACTCTCGGTGTCCAAGGCGACCATCGTGTCGCCGATCGACGGCATCGTACTCTCGCGTGACGTTGACACAGGTGCGACCGTCGCGGCCTCCCTCGAGGCGCCGACACTGTTCACCCTTGCCGGCGACCTGCGCCAGATGGAGCTGCAGGTCTCGATTGACGAGGCCGATGTCGGCCAGGTCGCCGTCGGCCAGACCGCCACCTTTACGGTCGATGCCTTCCCCGAGCAGCGCTTTCCGGCCGAGATCACCTCGATTCGCTACGCTGCCGAAACCGTCAGCGACGTCGTCACCTACAAGGGCATCCTCTCGGTTGCCAATGACGATCTTCTTCTGCGCCAGGGCATGACCGCGACGGCCGACATCGTCGTCCAGTCGGTCGAAAACGGTCTTCTCATCCCCAATGCCGCCTTGCGTTATTCTCCGCCGGCCACCGCCACAGCCGAAACCACCGGCGGCGGCAGCGGTGTCTTCAGCCTCTTCCGCCCGCCGCGCGAGGCGGCGCGCAGCGCACCCGAGCCCGAAGGCAGCGAACGCACGATCTGGTTGCTGCGAGACGGTGAACCCGTCGCGGTCAACATCGAGATCGGCGCATCCGACGGACAGAACACCGTCATCGTCAAGGGCGACGTGAAGCAGGGCGACCGGGTCATCACCGACCAGACCGTCCGCAACGGCTAA